One stretch of Chlamydia abortus DNA includes these proteins:
- a CDS encoding IncV family inclusion membrane protein — protein sequence MGNPLDPLGQSHQPIPRNHVPASPTSIGKRIGATSTGFFGRLLSLPDRNPKMRYIFDIGIIAIAVISIIGILVTSQGQGLLLFGLIPGFIFGALGLTMLVSDIADTPKSQKIADTITAVLLPFILLGIASALIASAYFTAGGSTLILTNPQFLMGFMTIGLALVSLSKVTFQHFKTQALIKAQQKVIDISEQSITPNAPSERDARRVSQERRRDFASEARREHADQENRTNARHRYVRQNSQGVLHHTSGNHLEASEADSDFISLENEEHSLFSPRDFSFLHDLYNPFSPNYQAPSSSLPLEESSSAVQNLPLGQAVTSEPVRPGPLTSTPRRVSRVESVTSTKSRSRDEEQQSRDQSHSDDESSDTEGSELENPRDRKKRKKKN from the coding sequence ATGGGCAATCCTTTAGATCCTTTAGGGCAATCACACCAACCGATTCCAAGAAATCACGTACCTGCATCGCCTACAAGCATAGGTAAGCGTATCGGAGCGACTTCCACAGGATTTTTTGGCAGGCTGCTTTCTCTTCCTGATCGTAATCCCAAGATGCGTTACATCTTTGACATAGGGATAATTGCTATTGCTGTGATCTCGATCATTGGTATTCTTGTCACCTCTCAGGGGCAAGGTTTATTACTCTTTGGATTAATTCCCGGGTTTATCTTTGGTGCTTTGGGATTGACTATGCTCGTTTCTGATATTGCCGACACACCAAAGTCACAAAAAATTGCCGACACGATCACAGCTGTTCTTTTACCCTTTATTCTTCTAGGCATTGCTTCGGCTTTAATTGCCTCTGCCTACTTCACTGCGGGAGGTAGTACGCTTATTCTGACGAATCCTCAATTCCTTATGGGCTTTATGACCATAGGTCTGGCGTTAGTATCATTGAGTAAGGTCACGTTCCAACACTTTAAAACTCAAGCTTTAATCAAGGCTCAGCAAAAAGTTATAGACATTTCCGAGCAGTCTATCACTCCCAATGCACCTTCTGAAAGAGATGCCAGACGTGTTTCTCAGGAAAGAAGACGAGATTTTGCTTCCGAGGCTCGACGTGAGCATGCAGATCAAGAAAATCGCACGAATGCCCGGCATAGATACGTCAGACAAAACTCCCAAGGAGTGCTGCATCATACATCTGGCAATCACCTAGAAGCCTCAGAAGCGGATTCTGACTTTATATCCTTAGAAAATGAAGAACACTCTCTATTTTCACCTAGGGACTTCTCATTCCTTCATGACTTATATAATCCATTTTCTCCTAACTACCAAGCTCCCTCGTCATCATTACCTCTAGAGGAGTCGTCATCTGCTGTACAGAACCTTCCTTTAGGTCAGGCTGTGACTAGCGAGCCTGTAAGGCCAGGGCCTCTTACCTCCACACCACGGAGGGTAAGTCGCGTAGAATCGGTAACTTCAACAAAATCCCGTAGTAGAGACGAAGAACAACAAAGTAGAGATCAGAGTCATAGCGATGACGAATCTTCTGATACGGAAGGTTCGGAATTAGA